The following proteins come from a genomic window of Mariniflexile sp. TRM1-10:
- a CDS encoding IS3 family transposase has product MNQLYRTIGISKQAVHQYAKRQAVFDKKVMGLVMEADRLREDHPGCGVEKMYDTLRPDFMGRDRFVETFMELGYRLKRKKNFRRTTFSSHVSYPNLIKGMEVNAPSIVWQSDITYVRVGEKFYYAVFIIDVYTKKIVGHQVSDHMRASANIKALQMALKSNKAPQVHHSDRGSQYIYSKYIDLLKSKGCEISMAKTAQDNAYAERINRTIKNDYIELWKPKSFEQLKRMVKKAVSQYNTVRPHNNIGRISPMEFENRLLMKSTFHQQSITIFNNEINV; this is encoded by the coding sequence ATGAACCAGTTGTACAGAACCATAGGTATCAGCAAGCAGGCCGTCCATCAGTACGCCAAGCGCCAAGCGGTCTTTGATAAAAAAGTGATGGGCTTGGTTATGGAAGCTGATCGGTTAAGGGAAGACCATCCCGGTTGTGGGGTTGAGAAGATGTACGATACATTGCGTCCCGATTTTATGGGCAGGGACCGATTTGTAGAGACGTTTATGGAGTTGGGCTATCGTTTAAAGCGCAAAAAAAACTTTAGGAGGACCACCTTTTCATCGCATGTGTCTTATCCCAACCTAATAAAGGGAATGGAGGTAAATGCACCCTCTATAGTCTGGCAGTCCGACATCACTTATGTCCGTGTCGGTGAAAAGTTTTACTATGCGGTGTTTATAATAGATGTCTATACCAAGAAAATAGTGGGCCATCAAGTTTCGGACCATATGAGGGCTTCGGCAAATATTAAAGCCCTTCAAATGGCCCTGAAAAGCAATAAAGCGCCCCAGGTACACCACTCAGACAGAGGAAGCCAGTATATATACAGTAAGTATATTGACCTTCTAAAGAGTAAAGGCTGCGAAATAAGCATGGCAAAAACAGCCCAGGACAACGCCTATGCAGAGCGCATAAACAGAACCATAAAGAACGATTATATTGAACTCTGGAAACCCAAAAGTTTTGAGCAGTTAAAGCGAATGGTGAAAAAAGCAGTCAGCCAATATAATACCGTAAGACCACATAATAATATTGGAAGGATAAGCCCAATGGAATTTGAAAATAGATTGTTGATGAAAAGTACTTTTCATCAACAATCTATTACTATTTTTAACAATGAAATTAATGTTTAA
- a CDS encoding transposase, with translation MKANVKLISKQRKYSEEFKKSIVNDFESGKFSVPQLERLHKLSKGSIYNWIYKYSRSNERGQRIIEMKDSSTQKLKALEQRIKELEQTVGKKQIQIDYLEKMIDIAKTELDIDIKKNSNTPQSSGSSGTRRK, from the coding sequence ATGAAAGCAAATGTAAAATTAATTAGTAAACAACGGAAGTATTCAGAAGAGTTCAAAAAGTCCATTGTCAATGATTTTGAAAGTGGTAAATTTAGTGTTCCACAATTAGAGCGATTACATAAACTTAGTAAAGGATCAATTTACAACTGGATATATAAATATTCCCGGTCAAACGAGCGAGGTCAACGCATAATAGAGATGAAGGACAGCAGCACACAAAAGTTAAAAGCCCTTGAGCAACGGATCAAGGAGCTGGAGCAAACAGTTGGTAAAAAGCAGATACAGATTGATTATCTTGAAAAGATGATCGACATCGCCAAGACCGAACTTGATATCGACATCAAAAAAAACTCCAACACCCCACAATCGAGTGGTTCCTCAGGAACCAGAAGAAAATAA